Part of the bacterium genome is shown below.
ACGGTTCATATTTTTTCCGCTCTCCGCTGAGGGCAGGAGGAAAAATGTGTCCCTCGAAGTGGGCCGTTGTGGCGGCTGTGGAAGGATGCAGTTCGGCGGAGCGAGTTGCGGGCATTGCGGCGGTGCGCTGCGTGTTGAGGAAATCTCCGGGCGCGGCGAGATTTACAGCTACACCCGCGTCCATGTCGCGCCCGGCGAGTTGGGGCCCCCTTATCTCCTTGTTCTTGTCGAGTTCGAGGAAGGGGGCAGGATGATGGGGCGGCTCGAAGGGGAGGGCAAAGCGCAGGTGGAT
Proteins encoded:
- a CDS encoding OB-fold domain-containing protein, whose amino-acid sequence is MSLEVGRCGGCGRMQFGGASCGHCGGALRVEEISGRGEIYSYTRVHVAPGELGPPYLLVLVEFEEGGRMMGRLEGEGKAQVDVGAPVVFSKMTKNGPLFVLGPVSDRPEERNRSRV